Proteins from a genomic interval of Cheilinus undulatus linkage group 15, ASM1832078v1, whole genome shotgun sequence:
- the fign gene encoding fidgetin, giving the protein MITSTSIYGLKMQWTPEHTQWAEQHFDISSTTRSPAHKVEAYRGHLQRTYQYAWANDDISALTASNLLKKYAEKYSGILEGPNERALLCSYSDGTTGLMNGRKSENESWQEGIYPMNCAPDVISVSKAGMTAALPPTDVSASIGSSPGVASSLSEPSYSSSNCGSHTATTLHSGLPSQEYTASYNGSYLHSSYSGQSTPALPSPHPSPLHSAGLLQPPPPPPPPTLVPSYNAGSPNLPNYNYPPTGYPSQTAVGPGYSPGGAPPPSAYLPSGIAAPTPIPPSTLPGYTYQSHNHTPIAPTPLNGSTSNSLKRKAFYMSGHGDMDSSYGNFNYNQQRSSQSPMYRIADGNVSDSNRGNGYDRNQETSSLPFKPTKQSMSSDQQRKFMIHSGRALTPPSYGSTKSSVGDLRTGDSYNKFGSPIMSDQTEEHRQHLSHSLTGPDIGSATSSIHAAEEQLKNSDSNLVEMVTTEILQQGPPVDWSDIAGLDMAKAAIKEEILWPILRPDMFSGLATLPRSLLLFGPQGTGRTLLAHCMATQLGAAFLRLSSSALVTKWLAEGDKIIQASFLVARCRQPAVVFIREVDLLLSAQLSEESPVNRLKAELLMQLDSILTSTEDHILVVCSTNKPEEIPESLRRYFTKRLLIPLPDGTARHQIISQLLSQHNYCLSDKEMSLLVQRTEGFSGLEVTQLCQEAVVGPLHGIPGTDLSSIHPTQMRPVSYQDFDNVFCKFQPSISQKELDMYTEWNKMFGCSQ; this is encoded by the coding sequence GTCTAAAGATGCAGTGGACCCCAGAGCACACACAATGGGCAGAACAACACTTTGACATCTCATCCACCACCCGCTCCCCCGCACACAAAGTAGAGGCCTACCGGGGGCACTTGCAGCGAACCTACCAGTATGCCTGGGCCAATGATGACATCTCTGCTCTGACTGCCTCCAATCTGCTGAAGAAGTATGCAGAGAAGTACTCTGGGATCCTAGAGGGGCCAAATGAAAGAGCCTTGCTGTGTTCCTACTCCGATGGCACCACCGGACTCATGAATGGACGAAAGTCAGAGAATGAGTCCTGGCAGGAGGGGATTTACCCAATGAACTGTGCTCCAGATGTTATATCTGTGAGCAAAGCTGGAATGACAGCTGCCCTACCCCCTACAGATGTGTCTGCTAGCATAGGCAGCTCCCCAGGGGTGGCCAGCAGCTTGTCTGAGCCGAGTTATTCCAGCAGTAACTGTGGGAGCCACACAGCCACTACTCTTCACTCGGGCCTCCCCTCTCAGGAATATACTGCCAGCTACAACGGCTCCTACCTGCATTCTAGCTACAGCGGCCAGAGTACCCCAGCCCTCCCCTCCCCACACCCCTCTCCTTTGCACAGCGCCGGGCTCTTACAACCACCTCCCCCGCCTCCTCCCCCTACCTTAGTGCCGAGCTACAACGCTGGGTCTCCAAACCTTCCCAACTACAATTATCCTCCAACAGGGTATCCTTCTCAGACTGCTGTTGGCCCCGGTTATAGCCCTGGGGGAGCTCCCCCTCCTTCGGCTTATCTGCCGTCCGGTATTGCAGCTCCCACCCCAATCCCCCCTTCCACACTGCCTGGCTATACCTACCAGTCCCATAATCATACACCAATTGCACCAACACCTTTGAATGGCAGTACATCCAACTCATTAAAACGAAAGGCTTTCTACATGAGTGGACATGGAGATATGGACTCGAGCTATGGTAATTTCAACTACAACCAACAGCGCTCTTCACAGAGCCCAATGTACAGAATAGCAGACGGCAACGTCTCAGACTCAAACAGAGGCAATGGCTATGACAGAAATCAAGAGACTTCATCTCTGCCGTTTAAGCCAACCAAACAGTCAATGTCCTCTGATCAACAACGAAAATTTATGATACACTCTGGCAGAGCGCTAACCCCCCCATCCTACGGATCGACCAAAAGCTCCGTGGGCGATCTCAGAACTGGTGATTCCTACAACAAGTTTGGGTCCCCCATCATGAGCGATCAAACTGAAGAGCACAGACAGCACCTCTCTCACTCCCTAACAGGGCCAGACATTGGTTCGGCTACCTCGTCCATCCATGCTGCGGAGGAACAACTGAAAAACAGTGACTCCAACCTGGTGGAGATGGTGACCACAGAAATCCTTCAGCAGGGTCCTCCAGTGGACTGGAGCGACATTGCTGGTCTGGACATGGCCAAAGCAGCCATCAAAGAGGAGATACTGTGGCCAATTCTAAGGCCTGATATGTTTAGCGGACTTGCCACATTACCTCGGAGCCTCCTTTTGTTTGGACCTCAGGGAACCGGTAGAACGCTTCTTGCCCACTGCATGGCCACCCAACTGGGCGCTGCCTTCTTGCGACTCAGCAGCTCCGCCCTGGTGACCAAGTGGTTAGCGGAAGGGGACAAGATCATACAGGCTTCTTTCCTGGTTGCCCGTTGTCGCCAGCCGGCGGTGGTTTTCATCAGAGAGGTGGACCTGCTCCTGTCAGCCCAGCTCAGCGAGGAGAGTCCAGTGAATCGCCTCAAGGCTGAGCTCCTCATGCAGCTTGACAGTATCCTGACCTCTACTGAGGACCACATCCTCGTGGTGTGCTCCACCAATAAGCCGGAAGAGATCCCAGAGTCCCTACGGAGGTACTTTACCAAGCGACTGCTCATACCCCTGCCTGATGGGACGGCACGACACCAGATAATCAGCCAACTGCTCTCCCAGCACAACTACTGTCTCAGTGACAAAGAGATGTCACTGCTGGTTCAAAGGACAGAGGgattttcaggactggaggtgaCCCAGCTGTGTCAGGAGGCTGTGGTAGGTCCTCTCCATGGTATTCCTGGGACGGACCTGTCAAGTATCCACCCCACCCAGATGAGACCAGTTTCCTACCAAGACTTTGACAATGTGTTTTGCAAATTTCAGCCAAGCATATCACAGAAAGAACTCGACATGTACACTGAGTGgaataaaatgtttggttgtaGTCAATGA